One window of Candidatus Hydrogenedentota bacterium genomic DNA carries:
- a CDS encoding glycosyltransferase: protein MLNAIKIPDLDLSVVIPAKDEGPNLDLLLPQLRSALVELGVRWEILVVDAASDDGTPDIVAAHGARYLSEKAKGYGHAILTGAQEARGAYIITMDADHSHPTKFIADLWAARTRGDLVIASRYVKGGKADQPWFRLMLSKIVNAFFRIGLALPARDLSSGFRLYNRRIFDGLDVRFTTFVFLVELLLIVMRQGREIAEIPFHYEPRDQGQSHARIIAFGLDYCRLFHQMWRIRNSCTFPDYDWRAFKSRIPLQRWWHGRRIHHVLRFTELSYPLIDVGCGSSRILQLLPERTVGVDMNLSKLRFMKRTGRPRLRADGCRLPLPDASVASLVCSQVIEHIPDEGGRMLDEFARVVKPGGCLVLGTPDYGNWQWRATEWLYDRVVPDAYGQEHVNPYTFASLKEGIEKRGFELEDHAYICKGELIFKARKRQL, encoded by the coding sequence ATGCTGAACGCCATAAAAATTCCCGATCTCGATCTCTCCGTCGTCATTCCCGCCAAGGACGAGGGGCCCAACCTCGATCTTCTTCTGCCCCAGCTTCGAAGCGCCCTTGTCGAACTCGGCGTGCGCTGGGAAATTCTGGTCGTGGACGCTGCGTCGGACGACGGGACCCCCGACATCGTGGCCGCCCACGGCGCGCGTTATCTCAGCGAGAAGGCCAAGGGCTACGGCCACGCCATCCTCACGGGCGCGCAGGAGGCTCGCGGTGCCTATATCATCACGATGGACGCGGACCACTCCCACCCCACCAAGTTCATCGCCGATCTGTGGGCGGCCCGAACCAGAGGCGATCTCGTCATTGCCTCGCGCTATGTAAAAGGCGGGAAGGCCGATCAGCCGTGGTTCCGCCTCATGCTCAGCAAGATCGTCAATGCGTTCTTCCGGATTGGCCTCGCCCTGCCCGCGCGGGATCTGTCCAGCGGTTTTCGCCTCTACAACCGCCGCATCTTCGACGGCCTCGACGTGCGCTTTACCACCTTCGTGTTCCTGGTCGAGCTGCTGCTCATCGTCATGCGCCAGGGCCGGGAGATCGCCGAGATCCCCTTTCACTACGAGCCGCGAGACCAGGGCCAGTCCCACGCGCGGATCATCGCTTTTGGCCTCGATTACTGCCGCCTTTTTCACCAGATGTGGCGCATCCGAAACTCCTGCACCTTTCCCGACTACGACTGGCGCGCGTTCAAGAGCCGGATTCCCCTGCAACGCTGGTGGCACGGGCGTCGCATCCACCATGTCCTGCGCTTTACCGAGCTGAGCTATCCCCTTATCGACGTGGGCTGTGGCAGTTCGCGCATCCTCCAGTTGCTCCCCGAGCGCACGGTCGGCGTCGACATGAATCTCTCCAAGCTCCGCTTCATGAAGCGCACCGGTCGCCCGAGACTTCGGGCCGATGGCTGCCGCCTTCCCCTGCCTGACGCTTCCGTCGCCTCCCTCGTGTGCTCCCAGGTTATCGAGCACATCCCCGACGAAGGTGGGCGCATGCTGGACGAATTTGCCCGGGTAGTGAAACCCGGCGGTTGCCTTGTACTTGGTACGCCTGACTACGGCAACTGGCAATGGCGCGCCACCGAGTGGCTCTACGACCGGGTCGTACCGGACGCCTATGGCCAGGAGCACGTGAACCCTTACACCTTCGCGAGCCTTAAAGAAGGCATCGAGAAACGCGGCTTCGAGCTCGAAGACCACGCCTATATCTGCAAGGGTGAGCTCATCTTTAAAGCCCGCAAGCGGCAGTTGTAA
- a CDS encoding DUF5009 domain-containing protein — MSRKKHKGEPAPADSSTANRMVSVDALRGFDMFWITGGEGAVGAVAALFGGSIATLVHTQLDHAAWEGFRFYDLIFPLFLFLIGVSITFSLGRIKETGDMGAVYKRIFRRTIILFIVGLVYYGGFRNEWPDIRVAGVLQRMALCYFFGSLAFCLLSLRGMIILCVSLLVGYWALLSFVPVPGLGVATFEEGKNWACYIDQHYLPGRMHNGTWDPEGLLSTIPSVSTCLLGIFSGFLITSKSLDDKKKVLYLIGGGALLVILGFAWGFQFPVIKKIWTSSYVLVAGGYSAMFLGVFYQIVDVWKIRAWTVPFVWIGANPLVIYLAHNFFDFDKFALRFAGGDIQRLAGPNVGPALLGLASLGLSLLFARFLYKNKIFIRL, encoded by the coding sequence ATGTCCCGAAAGAAGCACAAAGGCGAGCCCGCCCCCGCCGATTCCTCCACCGCCAACCGGATGGTCTCCGTCGACGCTCTCCGCGGTTTTGATATGTTCTGGATCACCGGGGGCGAAGGCGCCGTAGGGGCTGTGGCCGCCCTCTTTGGTGGCTCCATCGCCACGCTCGTCCACACCCAGCTCGACCACGCCGCCTGGGAAGGCTTCCGTTTCTACGACCTCATCTTCCCCCTCTTTCTCTTCCTCATCGGCGTCTCTATTACCTTTTCCCTCGGCCGGATCAAGGAAACCGGCGATATGGGCGCGGTCTACAAGCGCATTTTCCGCCGCACCATCATCCTCTTCATTGTCGGCCTCGTGTACTACGGCGGCTTCCGCAATGAATGGCCCGACATTCGCGTGGCGGGCGTGCTCCAGCGCATGGCTCTGTGCTACTTCTTCGGAAGCCTCGCCTTCTGCCTGCTGTCCCTTCGCGGCATGATCATTCTTTGCGTGTCGCTCCTCGTGGGCTACTGGGCCCTTCTCTCCTTCGTGCCCGTGCCCGGACTCGGCGTGGCGACGTTTGAGGAAGGCAAGAACTGGGCCTGCTACATCGACCAGCACTACCTGCCCGGCCGCATGCACAACGGCACCTGGGACCCCGAAGGTCTCCTGAGCACTATCCCCTCCGTCAGCACCTGCCTGCTCGGCATCTTCTCCGGCTTCCTCATCACCTCCAAGTCGCTCGACGACAAGAAAAAGGTGCTCTACCTTATCGGCGGTGGCGCGCTGCTCGTCATCCTCGGCTTCGCCTGGGGCTTCCAGTTCCCCGTCATCAAGAAGATCTGGACCTCCTCCTACGTTCTCGTCGCGGGGGGCTACAGCGCGATGTTCCTCGGCGTTTTCTACCAGATCGTGGACGTGTGGAAAATCCGCGCCTGGACCGTGCCCTTCGTGTGGATCGGGGCGAATCCCCTCGTGATCTACCTGGCCCACAACTTCTTCGACTTCGACAAGTTTGCCCTCCGCTTCGCCGGCGGCGACATCCAGCGCCTCGCCGGACCGAATGTAGGCCCGGCGCTGCTTGGACTAGCGTCTCTGGGATTGTCCCTGCTCTTTGCAC